The stretch of DNA GGTCCATGACGAGCGCCTGAACGACCAGAGGTTGCCATATCGAAAGGAACACCGGTGATAACCCAATCAGCATCACTCTCATACGGTTGGAAATTGAGTGGTAAACGTAAAAAACCAAAAGCATTGGAGACCAGTGAATTATCAGGCTTATTGCCAAGCGTGCTATTCATTGTATTCCTCAAAAAGTCTGCGTTATCTTTCCGTTATCCCATGCTATCGGCAATGAGTCATAAATGGAAATCAACTAAGTCGCGAAAAAAAATCCCTCCTCGTCAGAATGGAGCGCCCGACGAGAAAGGGATTCAGAGAATTCTTCAATTGTGCTGGGGTAAATTATGGAGTGTATTCCCCCCATCTTCAAGAAAAATCCCGAGCCTCATCGATTATCGTTAGCGGGACTTTTCAGACTCACAAGCAGTTACAGAATTGACTAATCTTTCAGTCTGTTAAAGTTAGTATATAGTTAAACTAAATGCACTAACCGGATTTATATATGGCAGAAATGACATCGGCAATAATTCTACTTTTTCTTATCCTGGATCCGCTGGGAAACCTGCCGATATTTATGTCGATCCTTAAACATATCGATCCGAAACGCCGCCGCATTATTGTTATCAGAGAGATGCTGATTGCGTTGGTGCTGATGATGGTTTTTCTGTTTACCGGTGAGAAAATTCTGGAAGTATTAAATCTGCGTACCGAGACAGTGTCTATTTCTGGCGGGATTATTCTGTTTCTGATTGCCATCAGAATGATTTTTCCATCCTCTGAGAATGGTAGTACTTCTGGTTTACCGGCA from Limnobaculum xujianqingii encodes:
- a CDS encoding YhgN family NAAT transporter, encoding MAEMTSAIILLFLILDPLGNLPIFMSILKHIDPKRRRIIVIREMLIALVLMMVFLFTGEKILEVLNLRTETVSISGGIILFLIAIRMIFPSSENGSTSGLPAGEEPFLVPMAIPLVAGPSILASLMMLSHQYPNKMGYLAIALFIAWALSAMILMMSDLFLRLLGEKGVNALERLMGLILVMISTQMFLDGIRSYLSH